Part of the Moorella sp. E308F genome, TCCCTTTCCCAGCTGGCTGCTGTGGAGCTAATGGCCGTGACCGACGACTTGACCGGGCTTTTTAATTATCGCTACTTTGAGCAGAGCCTGGAGCGGTTGTTAAGTCCCCAGCAACAGCTGCGGTCCCTGGCTGTTTTAATGATAGATATCGATCATTTCAAAGAAATCAATGATTCTTTCGGCCACCTGGTTGGCAACAGGGTACTGGTGGAGTTGGCGGCCATTTTAAAAGAACATACCCGGGAACAGGATATTGTTACCCGTTTCGGCGGCGAAGAATTTGCCATTATTTTGCCCGGTACCGACTACCGGGGAGCCCTTCAGGTGGCGGAAAGGATACGCCGGGCCATAGCTGAGCATAGCTTCAATAAAGCAGGGGCGCCCGTTCGTCTGACAGTAAGTACTGGCATAGCCATCTGGCCTGAAGACGGGCTCAATAAGGAGGAACTGGTCGCCCGGGCCGATCTCGCCCTTTACCAGGCCAAGACTACGGGGCGCAACAGCGTCTACCCGTACCGTATGCTTAAAGCCGAAGCCGGGCCGTAACCCTGCTTGGTTTGAAGGAACCTGTGACAGGATTATTTTCGGAGGAATCACTTCAGGTTATTTCCGAGGAGGTGGGGATGACTGTGGAGGGGAGTTATACCCCGGTTTTTTACTGGCAGGGATTTGTATACCTGGCCTGGGGAGACCGGTCCGGCCGGGTGGGGATCAGCCATAACCCCGGGCTGGACCGTACTTTCTGGCTGCAATACGGCTACCGGCAGTTTTCGTTGTTAACGCCGCCATTACCCCTGGGTACGGCGGCTTTTTTATGCGAATGGCTGCAGCGCTATCTGCCTTTAAATGGAGAGCCGCCGTGGCAGGAGGCCAGGGCCCTGATAAACAAAGCCCGGTTGAAACTGGGCCTGCCTCCCTGGCCTTTCCCGGTTAATGATTTGCCCGCCCCCCGCCCGGCACCGGCGCAAGCAGAGCTGGCCCTGGTGCAAAAAAAACTGGCCGGCCGGATCCTCTGGCGGGAAGAAATAGCCATGGCCCTGGCGGAAAATAAAGGGGTAGTAACTACTCCCCTGGAAGACCTTCTTCACTGGCTCTACCTGGCGGGGGAGGTAACCCTCCTGCCGGGAGTTGGTTATGACCCCAATGGTGAGCCCCGCTGCCGGCGTTGTGGTCAGGCCTCCAGGTTATTAAAGGTAGCCTGCAGTGCCTGCGGGAGTGGGGACTGCCTTGTCTGTGAAGGGTGCCTTACCATGG contains:
- a CDS encoding sensor domain-containing diguanylate cyclase, producing MDEGRSREGWLAGLTLTVGGVLLTLAGPPGPAVWWGLSWSIINGLVLVTGTFFRSRQGQFFLLGVNLVLAGSWLFAGGGAGTPLFPFLLLLPLLVPLYLGQKQVVVAGLVMVLFLGLYWYIKAGLPLNSHSLALWGGWITLAGFCSFAWLKILDEAFKVSSLQAEVDHWHREYKRSLSQLAAVELMAVTDDLTGLFNYRYFEQSLERLLSPQQQLRSLAVLMIDIDHFKEINDSFGHLVGNRVLVELAAILKEHTREQDIVTRFGGEEFAIILPGTDYRGALQVAERIRRAIAEHSFNKAGAPVRLTVSTGIAIWPEDGLNKEELVARADLALYQAKTTGRNSVYPYRMLKAEAGP